The Cyclobacteriaceae bacterium genome includes a region encoding these proteins:
- a CDS encoding PAS domain S-box protein, with the protein MQSESINTNQLLSGEGRYQELIESLPTAIYTCDADGYILQFNQAAVDLWGIAPIAGKTRWCGSWKIFNTDGTLLTPDKYPTAVVIRDGMSVTGQEIIIERPDGVRLNVLPHPRPIKNSSGVVIGAVNMLVDITVRKATEEKLRLSEQRLRLATEGTRLATWDLNLQTREIIYSPRLATLFGHEETKVITHQQMRDQIHRDDIHTIVEKAFEKALQTNDYNYEARVVHPDQSIRWIKTNGKVLYDDNKVPVRMLGTMLDITDSRAAEERTERLAAIVDSADDAIVGITMEGIVTSWNGGAVRLYGYTAEEMIGRSMSHIIPLNRQQEEVDILSRIKKGENVDHFETIRVAKGNTEIEISLTVSPIKDLMGNTVGASKSARNITQQKLDERRIAENELKLQIVIQASDLGTWELNVKTGAVSYSKRYLEIIGYPDREHLTHADLLRRLHPEDKVIRDNAFQDAYAKGHLEYVSRLIWEDGTIRWIEAKGKVFYDEQGKPEKLIGTVRDISEEKFFQQELLENEKRFRLLADSMPQFVWTGDPKGNLNYFNQSVYDYSGLTVEKVQQEGWLQIVHPDERDENVRVWIESIQSGNDFLFEHRFKRKDGEYRWQLSRAIAQRDNEGNIQMWVGTSTDIHDRKLFISELESKVQERTRELNQRNEDLVKSNIELGQFAYVASHDLQEPLRKIQTFATRIQELEADHLTDSGKDYLKRMQSASTRMKQLIVDLLTYSRASTAERNFELINLTTILNTVLEQLKESIDQKQATIQFATLPMAHVIPYQFEQLLTNIISNALKFSKQGVIPVILITTTKVEGDTIRHWGATERYYHLITIKDNGIGFDPQFSDRIFQVFQRLHGKDEYAGTGIGLSIVKKIVENHNGFITTESGVDEGAAFKIYLPVG; encoded by the coding sequence ATGCAATCCGAATCGATCAATACTAATCAGCTGCTTTCCGGGGAAGGGCGTTATCAGGAATTAATTGAAAGCCTTCCTACTGCCATCTATACATGCGACGCTGATGGATATATACTTCAATTCAATCAGGCAGCAGTAGATTTATGGGGAATCGCTCCCATTGCTGGAAAAACCCGTTGGTGCGGCTCATGGAAAATTTTTAATACTGATGGAACACTCCTAACTCCTGATAAATATCCGACGGCAGTCGTCATCAGAGATGGAATGTCAGTTACCGGTCAGGAGATCATTATTGAACGTCCTGATGGCGTTCGATTAAATGTTTTGCCTCATCCACGACCTATCAAAAATTCATCCGGGGTAGTTATTGGTGCTGTTAATATGTTAGTGGACATCACCGTTCGAAAAGCTACAGAAGAGAAGCTGCGATTGAGTGAGCAGCGCCTCAGATTAGCAACGGAAGGTACAAGATTGGCCACCTGGGATTTAAATCTTCAGACAAGAGAAATCATTTATTCACCACGCCTTGCTACGCTATTTGGTCATGAAGAGACCAAGGTCATCACTCATCAGCAAATGCGTGATCAGATCCATCGCGATGATATTCATACAATCGTAGAGAAGGCTTTTGAAAAGGCGCTGCAGACCAATGATTATAACTACGAAGCACGCGTTGTTCACCCTGATCAATCCATTCGCTGGATTAAGACAAACGGCAAGGTCTTGTATGATGATAACAAAGTTCCGGTCAGAATGCTGGGAACTATGTTGGATATCACCGACAGTCGTGCCGCGGAGGAAAGAACAGAGAGACTTGCTGCTATCGTCGATTCTGCAGATGATGCTATAGTAGGTATCACCATGGAAGGAATTGTGACAAGCTGGAACGGTGGAGCAGTTCGTCTGTATGGATACACTGCTGAAGAAATGATCGGCAGATCGATGAGTCATATTATTCCTTTGAATCGTCAACAGGAAGAGGTGGATATTCTGAGCCGGATAAAGAAAGGGGAGAATGTTGATCACTTTGAGACCATAAGAGTTGCCAAGGGAAACACTGAAATTGAAATCTCTTTAACGGTTTCGCCTATTAAGGATTTGATGGGTAACACCGTCGGGGCATCAAAAAGCGCAAGAAATATTACCCAACAAAAACTGGATGAGCGCCGTATCGCTGAGAATGAACTGAAGTTGCAGATAGTTATTCAGGCTAGTGATCTTGGTACCTGGGAGCTTAATGTTAAAACAGGTGCTGTAAGTTATTCCAAACGATACCTTGAAATAATTGGATATCCCGATCGTGAGCACCTAACCCATGCTGATCTTCTTCGTCGACTGCATCCTGAGGATAAGGTAATCAGGGACAATGCTTTTCAGGATGCTTATGCAAAAGGTCATCTCGAATATGTTTCGCGCCTGATCTGGGAAGATGGAACAATTCGCTGGATAGAAGCAAAGGGAAAGGTTTTTTATGATGAGCAAGGCAAGCCGGAGAAATTGATTGGAACTGTCCGTGATATATCGGAAGAGAAATTCTTCCAGCAGGAATTACTTGAAAATGAAAAGCGATTCAGGTTACTGGCGGATTCCATGCCTCAGTTTGTATGGACCGGAGATCCTAAAGGAAACTTGAATTACTTTAATCAATCTGTTTATGATTATTCGGGATTGACTGTTGAAAAAGTACAACAGGAAGGATGGCTTCAGATTGTCCATCCTGATGAAAGAGATGAGAATGTAAGGGTGTGGATTGAATCGATCCAATCCGGCAATGATTTTCTTTTTGAACATCGCTTTAAAAGAAAAGATGGAGAGTATCGCTGGCAATTAAGTCGTGCGATAGCGCAGCGCGATAATGAAGGCAATATTCAAATGTGGGTGGGGACGAGTACGGACATTCACGACCGAAAATTATTTATCAGTGAACTTGAATCAAAAGTTCAGGAGCGCACCCGAGAATTGAATCAACGCAATGAAGATCTGGTAAAATCGAACATTGAGCTTGGGCAATTTGCGTATGTCGCAAGTCACGATTTGCAGGAACCATTGCGCAAGATCCAGACATTTGCCACACGGATTCAGGAATTGGAGGCGGATCATCTTACGGATTCAGGTAAAGACTATCTGAAGCGCATGCAGTCGGCATCTACCCGAATGAAACAGCTGATTGTTGATCTTCTTACCTATTCCAGGGCAAGTACTGCTGAAAGGAATTTTGAGTTAATAAATCTTACCACAATTCTTAATACCGTCCTTGAGCAGTTGAAAGAGAGTATTGATCAGAAGCAGGCTACGATCCAGTTTGCAACGCTACCGATGGCTCATGTTATACCTTATCAGTTTGAGCAACTGTTGACCAACATCATTTCCAATGCTCTAAAGTTCTCAAAGCAAGGAGTTATACCTGTGATCCTGATCACAACTACTAAAGTGGAAGGCGATACGATTCGTCATTGGGGAGCAACTGAAAGATATTATCATCTGATCACCATCAAAGACAATGGTATCGGGTTTGATCCGCAGTTCAGCGATAGAATTTTCCAGGTATTTCAGCGTCTTCATGGCAAAGATGAGTATGCAGGGACTGGCATTGGACTTTCAATCGTGAAGAAAATCGTTGAGAATCACAATGGCTTTATTACTACTGAGAGCGGTGTGGATGAGGGAGCAGCCTTTAAGATTTATCTCCCGGTTGGATAG
- a CDS encoding PorT family protein produces MKKSIKSVIYSALVGLCIFVSVDGYSQQQETSAETTLTPKFGIKGGVNLSNLYVDNVEDENMKVGFTGGFYAKLPMTRGISIQPELLYSNLGARLTYDNFIQGSGEYRFNLNYIQLPVSLVFNIVKNFNIHAGGYASYLTSANVKNVQNGDIQGVTDLDSDDFNRFDYGLVGGLGLDIENFTIGARYNYGLNQIGKSGNLSGDLTQDSKNSALTLFIGLAF; encoded by the coding sequence ATGAAAAAATCAATCAAGTCAGTTATATATAGTGCGCTCGTGGGCCTCTGTATTTTTGTATCCGTTGATGGATATTCGCAACAGCAGGAAACATCTGCTGAAACAACTTTAACACCAAAGTTTGGTATTAAGGGTGGTGTCAACCTTTCAAATCTTTACGTTGATAACGTTGAAGATGAAAATATGAAAGTGGGATTTACAGGTGGTTTTTATGCAAAACTTCCTATGACAAGAGGGATCTCTATACAGCCTGAATTATTGTATAGCAATCTTGGTGCAAGACTTACTTATGACAACTTTATCCAGGGATCAGGTGAATATCGTTTCAACCTAAACTATATCCAGCTTCCTGTGTCATTGGTCTTCAACATCGTTAAGAACTTTAACATCCATGCCGGTGGTTATGCTTCTTATCTGACTTCTGCTAACGTGAAGAACGTTCAGAATGGCGATATTCAGGGTGTAACGGATCTTGACTCTGATGACTTCAACAGATTCGATTACGGTCTCGTTGGTGGTCTTGGTCTCGACATCGAAAACTTTACGATCGGTGCACGCTATAACTATGGATTAAACCAGATCGGTAAGAGTGGTAATTTGTCAGGTGACCTTACTCAGGATTCAAAGAACAGTGCATTGACACTCTTCATTGGTCTTGCTTTCTAA
- a CDS encoding PAS domain-containing protein: protein MSLAGDSQDINNPRGVINMADDALQMGIYDFFPGLVYVYDLDQKQLRYINKKLTDSLGYSYDDLKEWKQDFGRLVFKDDLELVQKELEKYYELKEHDSHGYQCRLNRKEGDYIHFQVTGKVIRRNDKGKPESVLFIAQDISEQIKVADEARAFRELMDDTETLLQFSTWRWDAITNIERWSKGVYPLLNYNEKEIESKMSSKFFLDHIIPKDRERIDKLYNHAIDTKQEFLSYEYTILTHDQQSKILHSTIRFRYANEVLIGALGINRDVTEKSTLINSLLGYREMIMERDMFLDQGTFELDIKTGDVMWSDGMYTLYGYDPVADKEKMTITEALYKKHLFDDDFESYKSKRGEAFQQSNSAVWQYQIATGSGEIKQLETYGKMIRDAQGEPIRLIGTTRDVTKIVKYERELERKIVELRRSNKDLEDFAYIASHDMHEPLRKVHSFADRLRTKHSSGLDEEAKGYLERILSATQNARLMIDGLMEFSRLSRNGDWFEKIKLNEIVAEVLNDLELKIEETNTKIEVTDLPEIEGMKLQLKQLFANIILNAIKFRKQDVSPVISIKCRKLSRQEATGLNLDINTEYYKLMIKDNGIGFEEEYAETIFQMFQRLNSKNEYPGSGIGLALCKKITDNHQGVISASSSPGEGTIISIILPEKHN, encoded by the coding sequence ATGTCTTTAGCCGGTGATTCACAGGATATTAATAATCCGCGAGGAGTTATTAATATGGCGGACGATGCTTTGCAAATGGGCATCTACGATTTTTTTCCCGGCCTGGTCTATGTCTACGACCTGGATCAGAAGCAGCTGCGCTATATAAATAAAAAGCTCACAGACTCCCTTGGTTATTCTTATGATGATCTGAAAGAATGGAAACAGGATTTTGGTCGCCTTGTATTTAAAGATGATCTTGAGCTGGTTCAAAAGGAGCTTGAAAAGTATTACGAGCTCAAGGAACACGACTCGCATGGATATCAATGCCGTCTCAATCGCAAGGAAGGTGACTACATTCACTTTCAGGTAACGGGTAAGGTCATTCGTCGTAATGACAAGGGTAAGCCTGAATCCGTTCTATTCATTGCTCAGGATATCAGTGAGCAGATAAAGGTTGCGGATGAAGCAAGAGCTTTCCGTGAGCTGATGGACGATACAGAGACGTTGCTTCAGTTCTCAACCTGGCGATGGGATGCAATCACAAATATTGAACGATGGAGCAAAGGTGTTTATCCATTGCTTAACTATAATGAAAAGGAGATAGAGTCTAAAATGTCCAGTAAGTTCTTCCTGGACCACATTATTCCTAAAGACCGGGAAAGAATCGATAAGCTTTATAATCACGCTATTGACACCAAGCAGGAGTTTTTGAGTTATGAGTACACCATTCTGACGCATGATCAGCAAAGCAAGATTCTTCATAGCACAATTCGATTCCGCTATGCAAATGAAGTTCTGATCGGGGCGCTTGGAATTAACAGGGATGTTACCGAGAAGTCAACATTGATTAATAGTTTGTTGGGATATCGTGAAATGATCATGGAGCGTGATATGTTTCTGGATCAGGGAACATTCGAACTTGATATCAAGACGGGAGATGTTATGTGGTCCGATGGGATGTATACCCTATACGGGTATGACCCTGTTGCTGATAAAGAAAAGATGACCATTACAGAAGCGCTTTACAAGAAGCACTTATTCGACGACGATTTTGAAAGCTATAAATCAAAGAGGGGCGAGGCCTTTCAACAATCTAACTCTGCTGTGTGGCAATACCAGATTGCTACAGGTTCTGGTGAAATCAAACAACTGGAAACTTATGGAAAAATGATCCGTGACGCACAAGGAGAACCGATTCGTCTGATTGGCACTACCCGTGATGTTACCAAGATTGTGAAGTATGAAAGAGAGCTTGAGAGAAAGATCGTTGAATTGAGAAGATCTAATAAGGATCTGGAAGACTTTGCATACATCGCCTCTCATGATATGCATGAGCCTCTGAGAAAGGTTCACTCATTTGCTGACAGACTTCGAACCAAGCACAGCAGTGGCCTGGATGAAGAAGCGAAAGGATATCTTGAGAGAATTTTGTCGGCTACCCAGAATGCCCGCCTCATGATTGATGGCTTAATGGAGTTTTCACGCCTGTCGCGAAATGGAGATTGGTTCGAGAAGATAAAACTTAATGAAATTGTAGCTGAAGTTCTCAATGATCTTGAGTTGAAGATTGAGGAGACTAACACAAAAATTGAGGTCACCGATCTTCCTGAAATTGAGGGGATGAAGCTGCAGCTAAAGCAATTATTTGCTAATATTATATTGAATGCCATCAAATTCCGGAAGCAGGACGTTTCTCCTGTGATCAGCATCAAGTGCAGGAAACTATCGAGACAGGAAGCAACCGGGCTGAACCTTGATATCAATACAGAATATTATAAATTGATGATCAAAGACAATGGAATCGGTTTTGAAGAAGAGTATGCTGAAACCATTTTCCAGATGTTTCAAAGATTGAATAGTAAAAATGAATATCCAGGATCTGGCATAGGACTTGCGCTCTGCAAGAAGATCACTGATAATCATCAGGGTGTGATCTCGGCAAGTAGTAGCCCGGGCGAAGGAACGATCATCTCTATTATATTACCGGAAAAACATAATTAA
- a CDS encoding response regulator, which yields MNTPLKKSVFLAEDDEDDRMIFEDALKEVQLSTKLTTAKNGQQLMQILHDTVPPPPDVIFLDLNMPRKNGFECLEEIKRTQKLKDIPVVIFSTSFQEEDIKLTYERGANFYICKPGTFHLLKRVIEKVLFTNWKENIHKIPMDEYILKP from the coding sequence ATGAACACACCCCTAAAGAAGTCCGTTTTCCTTGCTGAGGATGATGAAGATGACAGAATGATATTTGAAGACGCTTTAAAAGAGGTTCAGCTCAGTACAAAATTAACAACTGCGAAAAACGGCCAGCAGCTGATGCAGATTTTGCATGATACGGTGCCACCACCGCCGGATGTCATTTTCCTTGATCTCAATATGCCCCGGAAGAATGGTTTTGAATGCCTTGAAGAAATCAAGCGAACCCAAAAGCTTAAGGACATTCCTGTGGTAATATTCTCCACTTCTTTTCAGGAGGAAGACATTAAGTTGACATATGAAAGGGGTGCAAATTTTTATATCTGCAAGCCAGGCACCTTCCATCTTTTGAAGAGGGTAATAGAAAAGGTACTGTTTACCAATTGGAAGGAGAATATTCACAAAATTCCAATGGATGAGTATATACTTAAACCCTGA
- a CDS encoding response regulator, translating to MPESVNSKPVRVLIVDDEEDDFILTSSQIKDITTRTFAIEWCSNYKKAVERIGKSEHDIYFIDYRLGAKTGLDLLKEPAVQHNEQPVILLTGQGNQAIDLEAMRLGAVDYLIKSELNPEKLERCIRYSLERSAILKASRASERKYRNIFEKTRDVIFLSDHQLTIININEVAVSLFDLERNLLIGRSIYDLLSDEKEKVLLARKLAEEKSVDDFQIELISGNQERKIALISASLEIDSEGMQYVQGMIQDITLLKRAEEITLEAEKLEAKGNVVRTLAHEIRNPLNNISVSIDQLKAGISEEDQELLSIVYRGVKRIDDLINELMDSSRYFKMKFRVLSLQSVVDRAIEDAQDRIALKKIKLELNYPTIPASALLDLEKIKIAFLNIILNAVEAMEEGKGVLTITIISSPVIHKVIIGDNGCGMNEETTSRLFEPYFTSKPNGVGLGLASAIAIIQSHKSTISLVSKVNEGTVFTISFPAL from the coding sequence ATGCCTGAATCGGTTAATAGTAAACCTGTGCGCGTACTGATCGTCGACGATGAAGAAGACGATTTTATTCTCACCAGTTCTCAGATCAAGGATATCACTACACGCACCTTTGCAATAGAATGGTGTTCCAATTATAAAAAAGCTGTTGAACGCATCGGAAAGTCAGAGCATGATATCTACTTCATTGATTACCGCCTGGGTGCAAAAACAGGATTAGATTTATTAAAGGAACCAGCTGTCCAGCACAATGAACAGCCAGTTATTCTACTGACGGGCCAGGGAAATCAGGCAATTGATCTCGAGGCGATGCGCCTGGGAGCTGTTGATTATCTTATCAAATCAGAATTAAATCCTGAGAAGCTGGAACGATGCATTCGTTATTCGTTGGAACGGTCAGCTATTCTTAAGGCATCAAGAGCCAGTGAAAGAAAGTATCGCAATATTTTCGAAAAAACACGGGATGTTATCTTTTTATCTGACCATCAGCTTACCATCATTAACATCAATGAAGTCGCGGTTTCTCTATTTGACCTTGAAAGAAATTTGTTGATTGGCCGCAGTATTTATGATCTGCTTTCCGATGAAAAGGAGAAGGTACTGCTTGCCAGAAAACTGGCTGAAGAAAAAAGCGTCGATGACTTTCAGATCGAATTGATCTCTGGAAATCAGGAACGCAAAATCGCGCTCATCTCTGCCTCCCTGGAAATTGATAGCGAAGGGATGCAGTATGTGCAGGGAATGATCCAGGATATCACGTTACTGAAGCGGGCGGAAGAGATCACACTGGAAGCTGAAAAACTTGAAGCCAAAGGAAACGTGGTACGGACGCTGGCACATGAGATCAGAAATCCATTAAATAATATCAGTGTCTCAATTGATCAGCTAAAGGCTGGAATTTCTGAAGAAGATCAGGAACTTTTAAGTATTGTTTATAGGGGAGTTAAAAGAATTGATGACCTCATTAACGAGCTCATGGATTCTTCCCGCTACTTTAAGATGAAATTCAGGGTGCTATCCCTGCAGTCCGTTGTGGATCGGGCAATTGAAGATGCCCAGGATCGTATCGCATTGAAGAAGATAAAACTGGAGTTGAATTACCCAACGATACCCGCTTCCGCACTTCTTGATTTGGAAAAAATAAAAATCGCTTTCCTGAATATTATTCTTAATGCCGTCGAGGCAATGGAAGAAGGAAAAGGAGTTTTAACAATTACCATTATCTCGAGTCCGGTGATCCATAAGGTGATCATTGGAGATAATGGATGTGGAATGAATGAGGAAACCACATCAAGACTTTTTGAGCCTTACTTTACTTCAAAGCCTAATGGTGTAGGTCTCGGTCTTGCATCAGCGATTGCAATTATTCAGTCGCATAAGAGTACGATCTCCCTGGTCTCAAAAGTAAACGAAGGAACGGTATTCACTATTTCTTTTCCAGCACTTTAA
- the rpoN gene encoding RNA polymerase factor sigma-54 yields MLKQIGTQKQHFNVLPQQIQLLKLFHLTTLELQQRIQEELNDNPLLEEEVNDEDKLSAESSKDEIQEYQDEEEYAYDDIPDYKLEHNNYLAEDTAQRPFAELHDFRKALKEQMSVHLSNEKETIIAEFLIDSLDEQGFLDADASSLADDISFQNHIVVEAEEVERMRLLLQQIDPCGIGCRTIKEFLIFQLQAMEQEDTVKYGISLLSDHFQDLSNRNMEKIANKIQISEDELRDVIRLIATLKRKPFTELQSSVAAPHVIPDFIITENDDKLEVSLYRQRSSTLFINQSLTKMLEKEKKADKATVTYLKGKLNSAQWFVDAIKQRETTMMKIMTEILKFQADYFREGDIRFLKPMILKNIAEKIGMDISTVSRITCNKYADTPFGTILLKSLFSEGVENEQGEMISNRVIQTAIEEVVKTEDKHAPYTDQQLVSILSGKGFDIARRTVSKYREHLQIPIAQRRAAWR; encoded by the coding sequence ATGCTAAAGCAAATTGGAACACAAAAGCAGCATTTCAATGTCTTACCACAGCAAATACAATTATTAAAATTATTTCACCTCACTACTCTTGAATTACAGCAACGTATTCAGGAAGAGTTGAATGATAATCCTTTGTTGGAAGAGGAGGTTAACGATGAAGATAAGCTTTCTGCCGAATCTTCTAAGGACGAAATACAGGAGTATCAGGATGAAGAGGAATATGCTTATGATGATATTCCTGATTATAAATTAGAGCATAACAATTATCTCGCGGAAGATACTGCGCAAAGACCATTTGCAGAATTACATGATTTCAGAAAGGCATTGAAAGAACAGATGTCTGTTCATTTATCCAATGAAAAGGAAACCATCATTGCAGAATTTCTGATTGATTCATTGGATGAACAGGGATTTCTTGATGCAGATGCCTCCTCCCTTGCAGATGACATTTCTTTCCAGAATCATATTGTAGTGGAAGCTGAAGAAGTTGAAAGAATGCGCCTTTTACTGCAACAAATCGACCCTTGTGGTATTGGCTGCAGAACTATCAAGGAGTTTCTTATTTTCCAATTGCAGGCAATGGAACAGGAAGATACTGTGAAGTATGGTATCAGCTTGCTTAGTGATCACTTCCAGGATCTTTCAAACAGGAACATGGAAAAGATCGCCAACAAGATTCAGATTTCTGAAGACGAACTTCGTGATGTTATCCGCCTGATCGCAACATTGAAGAGAAAACCCTTTACAGAACTACAATCTTCTGTTGCGGCTCCACACGTGATCCCTGATTTTATCATTACAGAAAATGATGATAAGCTGGAAGTATCATTATATCGTCAGCGTTCATCGACTTTATTCATTAATCAGTCGTTGACGAAGATGCTTGAGAAAGAAAAGAAGGCCGACAAGGCAACCGTAACATATCTTAAAGGAAAATTAAATTCAGCACAGTGGTTTGTGGATGCTATCAAGCAGCGCGAAACAACTATGATGAAGATCATGACCGAGATCCTGAAATTCCAGGCAGACTATTTCAGAGAAGGTGATATCCGTTTTCTGAAACCGATGATCCTGAAGAATATTGCTGAGAAGATCGGAATGGACATCTCCACGGTGTCCCGCATCACCTGCAATAAATACGCAGACACACCCTTTGGCACAATTTTACTGAAGAGCTTATTCTCAGAAGGTGTTGAGAATGAACAGGGTGAAATGATCAGTAACCGCGTTATTCAAACTGCCATCGAGGAAGTTGTGAAAACAGAGGACAAGCACGCGCCTTATACTGACCAGCAGTTGGTGTCAATTCTCTCAGGAAAAGGTTTTGACATTGCTCGCAGGACGGTCTCTAAGTATCGTGAGCATCTTCAAATTCCGATTGCGCAACGTAGAGCTGCGTGGCGTTAA
- a CDS encoding sigma-54-dependent Fis family transcriptional regulator, giving the protein MQKILVIDDDRDMRFLLLRYLKKNDFEVFEADSGKAALSLLSKTKPDLILCDFKLGDTNGNALLKEIKDHYHDIPVIIITGYADIKIAVEVMKLGAYDYVIKPLIPDEILLTIRKALAGVAKDDPIPETAAPAPVKEKSGTTISGQYIFGDSPVFKNLLEQINRVAPTNYSVIIYGETGSGKEAIAQEIHKRSARKSKPFVAIDCGALSKELAGSELFGHEKGAFTGAMGQKIGNFEIANGGTIFLDEIANLPYDVQVSLLRVVQERKMRRVGGTKDIDLDVRIIVASNELLWDNTRQNKMRFREDLYHRFNEFTITVPPLRERKDDIKIFAQHFLTLTNNELSKNVKGFTPEVDEIFKNYIWYGNLRELKNVIKRVVLLTDTEFIEARSLPFEISNFSKLLFQSEPTALPDRLTEHPVAVSHGHGLTSSTGLPTSVTETIKGASLDAEYELILKVLKEVKFNKTKAAKILNIDRKTLYNKLDEYKVLSGK; this is encoded by the coding sequence ATGCAAAAGATTTTGGTGATTGATGACGACCGTGACATGCGGTTCTTGTTGTTACGCTATTTAAAAAAGAATGATTTTGAGGTTTTTGAAGCAGACAGCGGGAAAGCCGCCTTAAGTCTGTTATCCAAAACAAAGCCTGACCTGATCCTTTGCGATTTTAAATTGGGGGATACAAATGGTAATGCTTTGTTGAAAGAGATCAAGGACCATTACCATGATATTCCTGTAATTATTATTACGGGCTATGCCGATATAAAGATTGCCGTTGAAGTAATGAAGCTGGGGGCGTATGATTATGTCATTAAGCCATTGATCCCGGATGAGATATTATTAACAATACGCAAAGCCCTGGCAGGTGTTGCGAAAGATGACCCGATTCCTGAGACTGCTGCACCTGCTCCTGTAAAAGAGAAATCAGGCACTACAATTTCAGGTCAATATATTTTTGGAGATAGCCCGGTGTTTAAAAATCTGCTGGAGCAGATCAATCGTGTTGCCCCTACTAACTACAGCGTCATCATTTATGGTGAAACAGGTAGCGGAAAAGAAGCAATAGCTCAGGAGATCCATAAACGCAGTGCGCGTAAGTCAAAGCCCTTTGTGGCGATCGACTGCGGAGCGCTCTCAAAAGAACTGGCAGGAAGTGAGTTGTTCGGTCATGAGAAAGGCGCCTTCACCGGTGCGATGGGTCAGAAGATCGGGAATTTTGAGATTGCCAACGGCGGTACAATTTTCCTGGATGAGATTGCCAATCTTCCCTATGATGTTCAGGTTTCCCTCTTGCGTGTTGTTCAGGAAAGAAAGATGCGCCGGGTAGGCGGAACGAAAGACATTGATCTTGATGTGCGAATAATTGTTGCCAGCAATGAATTGCTATGGGATAATACCCGTCAGAACAAAATGCGTTTCCGCGAAGATCTATATCACCGCTTTAATGAGTTTACCATTACAGTTCCACCGTTGCGTGAGAGGAAGGATGATATTAAAATATTTGCACAGCATTTCCTTACCCTTACTAATAATGAGCTGAGTAAGAATGTCAAGGGTTTTACTCCGGAGGTCGATGAGATATTTAAAAATTATATCTGGTACGGAAATCTTCGTGAGTTAAAGAATGTAATTAAGCGGGTCGTGTTGCTGACGGATACAGAATTCATTGAGGCAAGATCCCTTCCATTTGAAATTTCCAATTTCTCTAAACTATTATTCCAAAGTGAGCCGACTGCTTTGCCGGATAGATTGACGGAGCACCCCGTTGCAGTTTCTCATGGCCATGGTCTTACATCGTCTACAGGTTTGCCCACCAGCGTAACCGAAACGATTAAAGGTGCCAGCCTTGACGCTGAATATGAGTTGATCCTTAAGGTTTTAAAAGAGGTAAAATTCAATAAGACAAAAGCGGCCAAAATACTGAACATTGATAGAAAGACACTCTATAATAAGCTTGATGAATACAAGGTTTTGAGTGGTAAATAA